In Acidobacteriota bacterium, the genomic window GTGTGCCTGAGGTCGTGGAACCGGAAGTTCTCGACCTCCGAGACCTTGAGAGCCAGCCGCCACAGGCGCTCGAGATTCTCCTGAGGCCTGCCCTTCGCGTTTCCGAAGACGAGCGCCTGTCCGTCCAGCGGCTGCGGGGTCTCGCGGAGGATCGAGAGGGCGACCGCGTTCAGCGGGACAAACCGGTCGCGGCGGCCCTTGGCGCGGGTTGCGGGGATCTTGGCGACGGCGCTCCGGAAGTCCACGTCCTGCCACCGCAGCCCGAGGATCTCCGCCCTGCGCATCCCGGTGTGGAGCGCGAAGAGGATGACGCGCCTCAAGTACGGCCCCGCCACGTCCAGCAGTCGTTCCTCCTCTTCGTGGGTCAGGTAGCGCGTGCGTTTCACCTCTTCGTTGAAGAGGCGCACTCTGGCTACCGGGTTGCTCTCGCAGAGCCCCCAGTCCAGAGCCAGATTGAAGAGCCGCTTCAGCCGGCTGATCTCCAGGTCCACTTCGCGCTTGCTCACGAGGTGCTTCTGCTCGCGGTCCCCGTGGCGGGACCTGTCCCTGAGCCTGGCTTGGCGATAGCGTTCGACGTCGCCCGCCGTGATCTTGTCGAGGCGTCTTCCGCCCAGGAGGGGGCTGGCGAGCCACAATTTGGCGATGCGATGGTCGGACTTGCTGGTGGACGGTCTGAGGTTGGCGCTTCCCCAGGCCAGGAACCTCTCCACGGCCTCGTTGAAGGTGGTCTTCACCTCCTTCCGCCGGTCCAGATACCGGCATTCGCGCATCATGGTCCGCACCTTCTCGAGATACGCGCGCGCCTCTCCCTTGGTGCGGGTGATGTGCCTTCGGTACTTCCCGTTGGGATCCTGATAGCTCCACTGCCACCGTCCGTCGGGAAGCTGTTTGAGTCCG contains:
- a CDS encoding site-specific integrase; its protein translation is MEQRKERGLKQLPDGRWQWSYQDPNGKYRRHITRTKGEARAYLEKVRTMMRECRYLDRRKEVKTTFNEAVERFLAWGSANLRPSTSKSDHRIAKLWLASPLLGGRRLDKITAGDVERYRQARLRDRSRHGDREQKHLVSKREVDLEISRLKRLFNLALDWGLCESNPVARVRLFNEEVKRTRYLTHEEEERLLDVAGPYLRRVILFALHTGMRRAEILGLRWQDVDFRSAVAKIPATRAKGRRDRFVPLNAVALSILRETPQPLDGQALVFGNAKGRPQENLERLWRLALKVSEVENFRFHDLRHTYASRLVMGGVDLPVLRELLGHQDFAMTLRYAHLSQSRLKEAVTLLEPKLQNTCNQHEGRLSAASQVVDFVGSRGGI